The genomic region AGAATTGAAAATGTGTTAATTTCATGATTTGCTAAGGCGACGATGAGTGTCACTTCGAGTGATTCTGACGTAAGGAAGAATTTTATCGAGAAGTGAATATGACTTAGAATGTAGGACTATTTTTAATTTTAAAATTGCATTCAATATGTTATTATTCTAAAATCTTAATTTTGAATAAATAAAGATTTCTCGACTTCGTTGTACTTCGCTCCAAATGATGAAATAAGCGAAACTGAATGTCAAATAAAAAAGCTGTTAGCTATAAAAGCTCAAAAAAAGGCAAAAACTGTAAACCCTAAACCGTAAATTGAAATAAATGCGTTTAATACCAGCTATAGACATAATAGACGGAAAGTGTGTAAGACTTTCTAAAGGTGATTATAACACCAAAAAAATATACAATGAAAATCCGCTTGAAGTAGCTAAATCATTTGAAGTTCACGGGATCGAATACTTACATCTGGTAGATCTTGATGGTGCAAAATCAAAGCATATCGTAAATCATAAAATCTTAGAAACTATTGCTTCTAAAACTAATCTAAAAATCGATTTCGGTGGCGGACTAAAAACCGATAAAGATTTGGAGATTGCTTTTGAATGCGGAGCAAAACAAATTACCGGGGGCAGTATTGCGGTAAAAGACCCCGAAACTTTTAAAAGCTGGCTGGAAAAATTTGGTGCAGAAAAGATAATCTTGGGCGCCGATGCCAATAACGAGAAGGTTGCCGTAAGTGGCTGGCAGGAAGAATCAGAGAAGGAGTTAATTCCATTTATAGCTGAGTATAAAAAAGAAGGTGTGGTGTATGTAATCTGCACAGATATTTCTAAAGACGGAATGTTGCAGGGGCCAGCTTTCGATTTGTATGATCGTATCTTAGCTGAAAACCCTGAAATTAAATTGATTGCTTCTGGGGGAATATCTAAATTCGATGA from Zunongwangia profunda SM-A87 harbors:
- the hisA gene encoding 1-(5-phosphoribosyl)-5-[(5-phosphoribosylamino)methylideneamino]imidazole-4-carboxamide isomerase codes for the protein MRLIPAIDIIDGKCVRLSKGDYNTKKIYNENPLEVAKSFEVHGIEYLHLVDLDGAKSKHIVNHKILETIASKTNLKIDFGGGLKTDKDLEIAFECGAKQITGGSIAVKDPETFKSWLEKFGAEKIILGADANNEKVAVSGWQEESEKELIPFIAEYKKEGVVYVICTDISKDGMLQGPAFDLYDRILAENPEIKLIASGGISKFDELLELSESGCEGTIIGKAIYEGRISLKQLENYILNDGQ